AACCCGAATTGGTATCTATCTTGTCGCTGAAAATTTTCCCTGGTTTATTCCTCGCACTTGTTTAATTTACCCTTTTGCAGATGCTGCTACTGCTCGTCGTCCCGATATTGTTGTTCTGGATGAAACCGTTCTAGATCGCGAACCTCTCTGGGAACGAGAACCTGTAATTACCCTGGGGCGATCGCTAAAATTGGTGGTTGAAGTTGTTAGTACAAACTGGGAAACTGATTATGCTCGCAAAGTTGAAGAATATGGGCTTTTAGGTATTCCTGAATATTGGATTGTGGATTATCGCGGTCTGGGTGGCACAGCATTTATTGGTAAGCCTAAACAACCGACTTTTACTGTCTGTCAATTAGTTGAAGATACTTACATTCAACAACAATACCGATTAAATCAATTTATCAACTCACCGCTTTTACCCGGTCTTAAACTTCGCTTAGATGATATTCTTCCTCGTTAAGGACTGTAGGATTAACTAAAGTATGTTGACAACTTACAGATTTAACTGTTATTGAACGCTCGAGCAAAGGGACTTCAGCGAAAAAGATAATTTTAGGTGTGATACCTTCTAGAGGTAAAAAGACCCCATCAATGCGAAAAGAGGTTTCTTTCACTTCAACTGATTCAAATCGGTAGTTTTGTGCTTGAGATGGAGATTGATCTATTAGTTCAAAGAATAGCCCAGGAAAGCGTTTGAAAATCTGATAGTAAATGGAGTCTCATTTCACTAAAATATCCTAAATTTTGTATCCTAAATTTTGCGATTTTTTCTGCTATTAATTGCCAATCTCTACTAATATCTTTATATATTGTCTTTCGGCAATCCCCTTTAAATAAAAAGTCAGGTCTACAAGTGGTGATATTTTGAGAGGCTTCATTCTCTATCTACCACTCTCCTTTGCTGGCACACCTTAAGTCTTTCCCATAATTCTGGATGAGTAACAAAGTAATCTTTCAGCCAATCGCAACCGCGCACGAGTAGCTCATCTAACCCACCCACAGACCATATACGATGCGATCGCGAATTGTTTTCAGATGCGGTGGCTCATCCTGTGATTCCCAATTTTTGATAATTTGGTATTTTACAATACTTTTCACCCACTCCTCTATTAGGAAAGATGCAGGTAATGGATTGGTTTGCAAGGAGGACTTAGGGATAGAGTTCTGAGACAAATAATTCACTAGCAATTGACACAACTTTTGCGTTAAAAATGGCTGTCCACCTGTCCATGACAGTACTGCTTGCATCACAACCTGAGGATTGTCTACTTTTCCCTCCAAACCCCTTGACAATGGACTCGTTTCATGAATTTTAAATCTATATAGTTGAATTGCTCGCCCAACATTAAACGGCAATTTCTCCAGCTATAACTCAGATAACAGCAGGGTTAGATGGAATTGTCGAGTTCCGCAGACAGTTCCATGTTATCCAGAATCCTCACACAAGTTTCTGCTTTCCTAACTGCTTCCGCCTTTGTTTCGAATATAGTTCCCTTATCTCCTTCTTCCTCTGTCACACCTGTACAAAGTTCGATAAATCGCGTCTCGACAACACCTGCTTCTTTTACTGCACCAGGAACAACCTTATCGACTTTCACCATCTCATTATAAACAGCTGTAGGAATAATAATACTGCCATAAAGTTGCTGCAATATATCTAGTTGACCAATTGCAGCTAAATTCGTAATGGGTGATGTATCACAAACAACAATCACAGCAAATCCATTGATTGCAACGTTCTAAGATCTGCCTGAAAATCTTCAACATCATAGTTGATATAAAGTCCTCTTTTTGCCAATTCATGTTGGAATTCAATAACTGTGAGTCCAGTCCAAGCACGAACTTTGCCACTGCTTATTTTTTCTTGCTTATACAGCATAATAGCAATTTCTAGCTTCAGTTCATCCTCAGTCATTTTTGTGGCTCGGATGATATCATCAGGAATTAGAAAACTCATCGTTTTTGATTTTAGCAGACCTTTCACTCCTAAGGTATCGAAAATATTAGAGATTTGTCCACCTGTAATTCTTGAGGTAACAAAGGACGGGCGAGGACGCCCATCCCACAATTGGGGATAATTTATTTCTGACAAATCCCTAAAAGAACCAACCGTATGAGTGTAAACCTTTACCCAAAAGATTAACTCCCAAGTAACAAATCCAAACAACAACAAAGCCGCTAGCTGCTAAAATTGCAGGGCTACGACCTTGCCAACCGCGAGTGATGCGGGAGTGGAGGTAAGAAGCAAAAACTAACCAAGTGATGAGCGCCCAAGTTTCTTTAGGGTCCCAACTCCAGTAAGAACCCCATGCTTCATTCGCCCAAACTCCACCGGCAATAATACCAATGGTTAGCAAGGGAAAACCCAAGCCAATAACGCGATAGCTAATGTTATCTAGGGTTTCCGCAAGACTAAGGCGTTGGGGTGAAAGCGGTTCGGCTGTTGCCATAGTTGACGACTGAGGAACAGTCACTAAGTCTAAAACCACAGTTTTCCCGTTAGGGTTGCTCTCAACACGGGTTACTCCATTATTCTCACCAGTAAATGCTTGTGCGTGAGAGACTGCTTCACCAACTTTGTGCAATCGATAGCCATTGCTGCGATAACCGCCAGTTCCTACAGAACTACCCTGTAGTTGAATGTCTTGACCGCGAGTTACCAACAGAAAAGCGATCGCCAGTAGCGAACCTACCATCAAAGCTGAATAACTCAACATCATAACGCTAACGTGCATCATCAGCCAATTTGACTTAAGTGCAGGAACCAAGGGTGCAGATGATTGCATTTCTGATGGTAGTGACAAAGTCGCAAAAGCTGTGATAGCCATGGCGACGGGTGCAGTCACAACTCCGACCAAATGACTGCGGCTTGTATTTTCTGCAATCAGATGGACGGTGGTAATTCCCCAAACGAGGAAAAATAGCGATTCATACAAATTACTTAGGGGAAAATATCCCGCTTCCAGCCATCTTGCCCCTAAAAGGGTAGCAATGCACAAGTTAGCGATCGCCATCCCGGCTGTTCCCAAAGTAGGAAGGGCGGGAATATTTGGAAATGCTGTCCCAAACCAATACACGAGCATTGTTATAAATAAGACAGCAAAGGAGGCATTATCTAGCCAATTCTGGAGTGCAACCAGATTCATAATTTAAGTTATCTCCAGTTAAATACGTATTTTTATTTCTTAAATCCTAGCGCTCAATCAGTAACCAGTGACCAGTGACCAGTTAACCTTTCTCATGTGCCAGGTGAGGTACTAGCTGTAGGAGTTGGTAGTGGACCGGAATTTTCAACTTTTTTCATTGTAATAAAAATGTCATAGCGAATACTGCGGTTATCGCTGACGGCTGATGTCACACCCATTGAACGTGTTGCGTCTATCCAAGTTTGTTTGATAGGTACAAAGGATGCTAAAGGAAAATTTTTAGCTGTTCGTTCCACATCTATAAAAAATTGCCCATTTGTAGGGTTGGGTTCTTTGGGTACAGTTGTTTGGAAAATTGTCGTGCTAGCAAAGGGGTAATTTGGTTTGGGCAGTATTCTCTCGCTGACAGGCGCACCCAATGCTAAAAAAGCAACGTTTCCATCTAACCAGCCGCGTGTAGCAGTTAAGGTTCCAAAGGGTCCCACCCAATTGACAACAGGTCTATCTGCTACTGTTGTGTACTTGATTTGAAACTGGTATTGATTTTTGATCACTTCATCTAGCTGTTTGAGAGCAGTTTCAGCACGATTGCGATCGCTTGCTTCTACCATAAAGACAAAAGCTGCCCTAAAGTCTTCTGATGAGCCTTCTTTAGCAATATTTGGAACAATTGAGAGCGAAAATTCTCCGCCCATCCAACTCAGAAGATCTCGCTCTAAATCAAGCTCGGTTAGAGATTTGACTCCTTCTCGCAATTGTTCTGGTGTCATTGGCGATCGCGGATTTCCTTGAGAAGTTAAAGCATAATCTGCCCACAATTGCTTTAAATTCCCTCCCGACAGCATCAACAAAGTTTCTGCGGGGAGGCGATTTTGCATTTTGCCTGCACTATTTTCTGTTACCAAAACTCTTTGAGAGTTTGGATTCAACCAGGAAACACCTTTGATCCTGATTCCTTCTGATTCTAAAGAAAGACTTCCTGCCAAACCTTGGTTATTTTGAAGTTGAGAGAGAACGGGTGAGGGTAAAGAGCGATCGCCAGATGCGGCTATTTTGGCAGAGAAAGGTACATTAACATAAAACTGAGCAAAGGGCTGATAAATGGCAATTTTTGGATAGTTTTCTGCAAAACCTGGAGAATCAGCCAAGGATGTCTTCCGTTTATAGGCATTAATTGCCTTTTCTGTTGCTTTTGGGTTGTCAGTAATAACTAAAAAATTATCATCCACTACGGCTGCTGAGAATTTTTCCCCAGCTTGTCCTTCAGTTTCTTTGATGGCAATATTCTCGTAAGAACGGTCAATCCATTTGCCGCCTTTGGGCGCTTTGGGTTGTGACAGTATACTTTTAGCAACTTCTTTATTTTTGATAGGCAAAACCATCACAAGCGACTGTTCGTTACCAATTACATTTGCGTTAGTCGTTACTGGTTTAGACGTGGCTTTGCTCACCTCAGGCGCAAGAACTGCAACTGCAATTTGGTCACCCACCCAAGGACGAATATCTTTCTGGAAATCGTAGCCGTTACTTATCAGAAAGCGTTCCTGAAGCTGCACTATATTAGTATCCAGTTCTGTTTGAGTTTCTTTGGTTCCAAACTCTCGCAACTTTTGCCATTGACTGGAGTCGGTCGTAAAAGAAACTGCAAATAGAGCATCTTGAGGAATAATATTTGCTCCTGGTAGCAAATCTCTAGAGAATGGTTTGTCTTGAGTCAACAGCCAATATGCGGCTGCACCCCCACCAATCAGCAATCCTGC
This genomic interval from Scytonema hofmannii PCC 7110 contains the following:
- a CDS encoding Uma2 family endonuclease, translating into MTYISQKNLTKEDFLSQYRDNYRYELADGELIDMEPTGPHEAVSGKLATRIGIYLVAENFPWFIPRTCLIYPFADAATARRPDIVVLDETVLDREPLWEREPVITLGRSLKLVVEVVSTNWETDYARKVEEYGLLGIPEYWIVDYRGLGGTAFIGKPKQPTFTVCQLVEDTYIQQQYRLNQFINSPLLPGLKLRLDDILPR
- a CDS encoding UPF0175 family protein, with protein sequence MSEINYPQLWDGRPRPSFVTSRITGGQISNIFDTLGVKGLLKSKTMSFLIPDDIIRATKMTEDELKLEIAIMLYKQEKISSGKVRAWTGLTVIEFQHELAKRGLYINYDVEDFQADLRTLQSMDLL
- the ccsB gene encoding c-type cytochrome biogenesis protein CcsB, whose protein sequence is MNLVALQNWLDNASFAVLFITMLVYWFGTAFPNIPALPTLGTAGMAIANLCIATLLGARWLEAGYFPLSNLYESLFFLVWGITTVHLIAENTSRSHLVGVVTAPVAMAITAFATLSLPSEMQSSAPLVPALKSNWLMMHVSVMMLSYSALMVGSLLAIAFLLVTRGQDIQLQGSSVGTGGYRSNGYRLHKVGEAVSHAQAFTGENNGVTRVESNPNGKTVVLDLVTVPQSSTMATAEPLSPQRLSLAETLDNISYRVIGLGFPLLTIGIIAGGVWANEAWGSYWSWDPKETWALITWLVFASYLHSRITRGWQGRSPAILAASGFVVVWICYLGVNLLGKGLHSYGWFF
- a CDS encoding DUF3352 domain-containing protein, which encodes MTLPIVSVLMKKDKKPSLVLTLSSAGLLIGGGAAAYWLLTQDKPFSRDLLPGANIIPQDALFAVSFTTDSSQWQKLREFGTKETQTELDTNIVQLQERFLISNGYDFQKDIRPWVGDQIAVAVLAPEVSKATSKPVTTNANVIGNEQSLVMVLPIKNKEVAKSILSQPKAPKGGKWIDRSYENIAIKETEGQAGEKFSAAVVDDNFLVITDNPKATEKAINAYKRKTSLADSPGFAENYPKIAIYQPFAQFYVNVPFSAKIAASGDRSLPSPVLSQLQNNQGLAGSLSLESEGIRIKGVSWLNPNSQRVLVTENSAGKMQNRLPAETLLMLSGGNLKQLWADYALTSQGNPRSPMTPEQLREGVKSLTELDLERDLLSWMGGEFSLSIVPNIAKEGSSEDFRAAFVFMVEASDRNRAETALKQLDEVIKNQYQFQIKYTTVADRPVVNWVGPFGTLTATRGWLDGNVAFLALGAPVSERILPKPNYPFASTTIFQTTVPKEPNPTNGQFFIDVERTAKNFPLASFVPIKQTWIDATRSMGVTSAVSDNRSIRYDIFITMKKVENSGPLPTPTASTSPGT